The Naumovozyma dairenensis CBS 421 chromosome 2, complete genome genome segment CTTCATCATTTGcttcaaatgaaaaatcattaatgcTATCTTCATAATCgctattgttattattagatgcCAGTTTGAGTCTTGAATTTGAggttttattattttgagtTGAAGACGAATGAGTTATGGATGTTCTTTCTTTTATGGGAGAAGCCTCTTGGAAAGTGATTGAAGGTATTCTTATTGTATTATTGTGGTTGTTTATATCAGATGGATCATCAAGGTTTAATTTAGCTGGTGTTTTCTTTAAggaattcaaattaattttaaaagatgaatCTTTACTTAAGTTAATGACGTCGTCATCTGAATGAATTCTTGCCTTTCGGTTCCTAATCTTCTTGATAGTAATGCTACCAGAATTACTTGATATATTTTGCTTTGTATTTGGTCctattgaatttgatgtaAATGAAGtggatgaagatgaacTTGATGGAGTTCTGGGTAATTGTGACGaagcagaagaagaagataatttaATAGGCGGTTCTaaattggtattattatggGTATTActgttaatattattattattattattattattattattatcatcatttaaatgcatattattaattttttcatttaaagtTATGAGATTTTCCTTATAGTCCAAATTTGGGATTGAGGATTTCCTGGTTAGTGACGGAGAATAAATGTGCTCATCGGGATCTATCCCCCATGAATGAGTCATTGTACCTTTTATAGATGGAGGTTTGTTACTTATGAGATCATTTAACGAATCCTTTGAATGTGTGTTCgagatattattaatatttttctcgatagtatatgtatatgtatcattattgttactaatattgttattattattatttagcAGGATATGAGAActtaaatttgaattcgATGTCTTTTTGAATAACTTCGAAGtaaacatttttttatttgttaatCTATGATGTAATGATTCGAACGAAGTGGATGGCGAATGTAAATGTCCcttggtattattattgttactaCAGTCATTTTGAACATATTGGGAAGGTGTAGTTGGAGTGTGCTGatcaccattattattactgcTTAAAGGTCTACACAACTCATAACTCGATCTTTGAGAAGTATTAGTTGATATGGATGTAAATGCGATTTGATTCTGCTTTTGTTGTGACGTATTTATCACCGAGTCTGTGATaccattaccattatttcGTTCAAGGGACTCTGATTTTCTATGAGATTTAATGAAGGATCGCATTTTTCTCAGATCATCTGTCTTTAATATCTCATAGATATTATTCGAAGAAGTTATTCTTGGTTTGGATATCAACAGTCAATCTACTCGTAGTTTAACTTTGTTGGGATCTGcttttattcttcttcttcttacGTACATACGTAATGGATCTATATATGGGGTCCTAAATTTCTTACCTAAGGTATTATAGGGCTAGTCAAAATAAAACGTAGGGTTAGTTAATTTAGGAAATACAGGAATCTTAAAAAAGGTTTTACTGAGGGTCTACTGGTTTTCGAACAGTAATTCGGCCCTTATAGAACAGGTCATAACAATAAACACTTGCACTAGAGGAGGAACCATGATAGCAAGAATGGCACTTATATCAGtaatcatttgaaaaactCCAGTTTTATTTGTCCAGGTTTTTAGAGATTTACTTGCTTACGTGTTTATTTTATACCCTTGAAATAGGTCTAGGTCTTCTCAATTGATCTTTACACCATACTGTATGCCCACAGATAGAGAGCGCGcttgaaaagaaaagaaaagaagagaagacAAGTGAAGTGAAGTGAAgaagtgaaaaattcataaatataataaatgcAATAGTAGTAATACGTATTAATTTCATGAAGTGgtatacatatatacgTAAATTTAGTTGAGAAATATACACGAAGAATATAAGGCATacattagaaaagaaaatataacATAGCGTAAACAATATGGATTCTtataatttgaagaagGAGAATCGGAAGAAGTTCAGTGAGAATCAACGATCCAAGAATCGTCATGCGACTCAAAGTGATAGGAAATATAAAGCCATAAACAAAcagaaacaacaacaacagcaacaattacaagaaaagGAGAAAGAAGGACAAGACACCGTTGTCGAAGAAAAGGAACCACCTTCCAATGCGTATCGATATcatgaagatattgatttggcctttgaagaattattgatTGATGACAATGATAACCTTGAGATtaacaagaaattgaaaaatgtgTTGAATAAAAGAGtcaataatgatgatactgATGAGTTATTAGAACAAACAAAAGTTGACAAGCCATTAACCAAGAAGATGTTAGATAATCTAGATATCAAAAGTTTAAACAATCTGTTGAAGCCGAGTTTAAGGTCTTTGGATAATGCCGACGCGGGGAGAGAGCACctaaataacaataaagaTGCCAATGATGACGACCAGTCTGCCACCatagaacaacaacaacaacagctGCCATCGCCTAGAATGAGTAATGAGAGGGCTCCCAATAAGACCAATGCTGCAACTAGTAATACCTTACTACCATCAGAATTAACGGAAGAACAAAGTTTCTTAGATAGTCTGTTGTAGATTTGCAGTCTCCAAGCGTCAGGCGTTAGGCGTCAAGCGCGAATGTCCCGCCGACGAcacaaaatatattgaaaaataataaaaataaaaaaatgaattttctGACGCCACTTCGGCTCGGCCCGATTCCTCGGCCCGGCCCGGCTGGGCTGTCGCGGACTCCACTTGCCGCTTCTCctcaaaaaaaagaaacgtttcttagaaataaaaggaatataaaggaaaacatgaaatatattttaaagtGTTATACTATTTATTacctttattttctctCCATCTCTCTCTTTCTCGACTGATAATATACGTTATCTATAAACAACTACAAAAACTACAGAAACCACTCAATAGgacaaagaagaacaaaaaaatgcCTATGAATAAGAACATCCCTATTTCTATCTCTATGTCTATGAATAAATTCAAGCAACAATCTTTACCAAATGGCCAAAAACCTAATTTTGGTCATTCTCCTTCTCATTCACATTCTCATGCACACGCACACGCACACTCACACGCACATCTAAACCAGCATCCAAATACTCATTCCTCTTCTTATACTAAAGGGGCAGTGACAAACTTTAACAGTGTTATTcatcaaaagaaaactCACAACAATGAGAACAATAGGAACAAAAACTAtttcaagaattcaaaaaataacgataataataataataataataataataatatattatattattatccttCACCATTGCATTCGTCTAcgtcatcatcttcatctatCTCATCGTCGCCATCATTTAGTCAACCTAATACATCTTTTGCAGGTAGTACATTTGCAAATAATATACCATTAGAATCAAGTCTACCAAAACCTAGTTTTGTTTGATAAAAAAACGACGATATAATATAAGGggtttttcctttttctttttcccCTTCTTTTTCCGTCAgccaaaaaaattgtattCTTTCTCACATGACACTATtcatattataatatatcacaATACCATACATCTTTATTTGGTTTCATGAATATTCTAGTCCGTCCCTCCCTTTTTTATCCCCGCATCTAAGCATTACTcatcaattcatttataCGCTTTTAAcgtttttttttttttttttttttaaaaatttttttaactTTAACCTATTACTATAAGTAAATTTTTAAGTAAAAGTTTCTACTATTATAATTACTAAAAAAtgatacatttttttttattaatgtCCTTCTATAACGAAActatataatttatatcTCCATAGAATTGTTAATACTATTCGCTGTATTGACGGAACCTAATAAAATTAGCATCATTAACATCAACAATTTTGTCAGTAATCttatagaaaatattcaatatccCCTTTAATATGGATAATTCCACTTCATTATTACCTTCCACGGTCATATCATATATGcaatctttgaaatattcagTAGTCTTATTATGTCCAAATGGCATCAAATCACTACcataaattaataatatgtaatataataatttatgaTATTGCTTATTATCaaacaaattattaaaCTCTTCAACAATCcttatattatcatcaccACCATTACCATTCTTAACggtattttcaaataaatgatttattatgtCTTTCTGTAATTCAGGTATTAATCGAATTAATCTATAATGAAGTAAATAATTCTCTCTATCGACAACTtcgaaatatattttaataaaatttccTTTATTCATTTGTATCTCATCAGAATTAttctcattttcatcattgcTCTCTCGTATTATTTCACTCGTGTCTACACCGATTTCAGCTTTTTGTTGTGGCGTTCGTTTGAGTATAAcattttgataaatattgGTACAACAAATAGAATCCAAAAATAAAGTTTCATAAACTTTCCTATCTAAtatgaaacaaatgaaaattttaataaaatttggatcatcatcataataacataaaaatttcattatatctTCCATGGGACATATTTcaacaaaattatcatattGATTAAATGTCTCTATAACATTATTCTCACTTAGTGTACTAGAAATTCGTAGACTATTCAATTTAGTCATATTACATCCACATTTAATcataaattcatttaaatttggaattttcaatttaatcatttctgcaattttcaatttatttaaattgaaaaatgttaattcatcatcatcaaaaaTTTCACTAATTATCATAGGATCATAGTTAGTGTCAATGAAATGCCAATCcttatatttaaatgaaatatgttcttttaaaatcatatcaatcaatgaatCATTAATTCGAGTTCCTACTAACTTTAATCGTTCTTCATAGGTTTTTTTAGACTTATCAAATGCTAAATCCACTACGGATGATTTGATGGGAGAATTATTCGctaaatcaatcaattcattcaatttctcCATACTAGAAACAATCTTTGTATCATAATTCTTACCAAGATCAAATTGCTTTATCGGAATGaatttggatttattattcaaataacCCAAAGGATTGATACGTTTGCGCTTTTTCCGTtcgttatcatcatcatcgtcgtcGTCATCATTGTCTTGGAAGACATCTTTTAGTGGTTTCTGTTTGATTATTTTACTCAATATAAAgtcatcttcttcagtttcaTCC includes the following:
- the NDAI0B06070 gene encoding uncharacterized protein (similar to Saccharomyces cerevisiae YER034W; ancestral locus Anc_3.532) — its product is MDSYNLKKENRKKFSENQRSKNRHATQSDRKYKAINKQKQQQQQQLQEKEKEGQDTVVEEKEPPSNAYRYHEDIDLAFEELLIDDNDNLEINKKLKNVLNKRVNNDDTDELLEQTKVDKPLTKKMLDNLDIKSLNNLLKPSLRSLDNADAGREHLNNNKDANDDDQSATIEQQQQQLPSPRMSNERAPNKTNAATSNTLLPSELTEEQSFLDSLL
- the EDC2 gene encoding Edc2p, which gives rise to MPMNKNIPISISMSMNKFKQQSLPNGQKPNFGHSPSHSHSHAHAHAHSHAHLNQHPNTHSSSYTKGAVTNFNSVIHQKKTHNNENNRNKNYFKNSKNNDNNNNNNNNNILYYYPSPLHSSTSSSSSISSSPSFSQPNTSFAGSTFANNIPLESSLPKPSFV
- the KRE29 gene encoding Smc5-Smc6 complex subunit KRE29 (similar to Saccharomyces cerevisiae KRE29 (YER038C); ancestral locus Anc_3.537), coding for MDKKTTQSKIQQDNTSSDSSLDELLEDDEDDEDETEEDDFILSKIIKQKPLKDVFQDNDDDDDDDDNERKKRKRINPLGYLNNKSKFIPIKQFDLGKNYDTKIVSSMEKLNELIDLANNSPIKSSVVDLAFDKSKKTYEERLKLVGTRINDSLIDMILKEHISFKYKDWHFIDTNYDPMIISEIFDDDELTFFNLNKLKIAEMIKLKIPNLNEFMIKCGCNMTKLNSLRISSTLSENNVIETFNQYDNFVEICPMEDIMKFLCYYDDDPNFIKIFICFILDRKVYETLFLDSICCTNIYQNVILKRTPQQKAEIGVDTSEIIRESNDENENNSDEIQMNKGNFIKIYFEVVDRENYLLHYRLIRLIPELQKDIINHLFENTVKNGNGGDDNIRIVEEFNNLFDNKQYHKLLYYILLIYGSDLMPFGHNKTTEYFKDCIYDMTVEGNNEVELSILKGILNIFYKITDKIVDVNDANFIRFRQYSE